The Terracoccus luteus genome includes a region encoding these proteins:
- a CDS encoding histidine phosphatase family protein, translating into MRLYLTRHGQTASNVGRLLDTAAPGADLTDLGRQQARDLVERVATMLAGEDLGAVYASDLVRARQTATPLAQSLGLDVVVVDGLREIQAGDWEMTDDWMPFVEAVTRWGDDPTERIPGGETGVEFMQRYEDALLRIAGDGHSAALAVSHGAAIRCWTTATFGLGTDFFATRNLDNTLVVTLEHEPSTGWGLVAWGDEPVVDA; encoded by the coding sequence GTGCGCCTCTACCTCACCCGCCACGGCCAGACCGCCTCCAACGTCGGGCGGCTGCTCGACACCGCCGCCCCCGGAGCCGACCTCACCGACCTCGGGCGGCAGCAGGCCCGCGACCTCGTCGAGCGGGTCGCGACGATGCTCGCCGGTGAGGACCTCGGTGCGGTCTACGCCTCCGACCTCGTGCGGGCCCGGCAGACGGCGACCCCGCTCGCCCAGTCGCTCGGGCTCGACGTCGTCGTGGTCGACGGGCTCCGCGAGATCCAGGCCGGCGACTGGGAGATGACCGACGACTGGATGCCGTTCGTCGAGGCGGTCACCCGCTGGGGCGACGACCCGACCGAGCGGATCCCCGGCGGCGAGACCGGGGTCGAGTTCATGCAGCGCTACGAGGACGCGCTGCTGCGCATCGCCGGCGACGGCCATTCCGCGGCGCTCGCGGTGAGCCACGGCGCCGCCATCCGGTGCTGGACGACGGCCACCTTCGGCCTCGGCACCGACTTCTTCGCCACCCGCAACCTCGACAACACCCTCGTCGTCACGCTCGAGCACGAGCCGTCGACCGGCTGGGGGCTCGTCGCGTGGGGCGACGAGCCGGTCGTCGACGCCTGA
- a CDS encoding FadR/GntR family transcriptional regulator: protein MSDAPAPDPGDTPAVPSPRAASSGLRAYEVVLQWVDEQILGGHLRVGDQLPAERELAASLEVSRSAVREAVRTLQAQGVVRSAVGAGAAGGTTITAVPSDALARLLRLHVALANFPLPDVIEVRIALERLSVRLAATSAGPADLDRLRTLLDVMDDPDIARERFNDHDTEFHVAIATSAGNRVATDLTVAIRESMRLPILDRFRRLDEWDDVVRELRDEHAAIFAALAAGDAATAQRLMEAHIRSAWRAIDP from the coding sequence GTGAGCGACGCCCCCGCACCGGACCCCGGCGACACCCCGGCCGTCCCCTCCCCCCGGGCCGCGTCCTCCGGTCTGCGCGCCTACGAGGTCGTGCTGCAGTGGGTGGACGAGCAGATCCTCGGTGGGCACCTGCGGGTGGGCGACCAGCTGCCGGCCGAGCGTGAGCTCGCCGCCTCCCTGGAGGTGAGCCGCTCGGCGGTGCGCGAGGCGGTGCGCACCCTGCAGGCCCAGGGCGTCGTCCGCTCGGCCGTCGGAGCCGGGGCGGCCGGGGGGACGACCATCACCGCGGTCCCCTCCGACGCCCTCGCCCGACTGCTGCGGCTGCACGTGGCCCTCGCCAACTTTCCCCTGCCCGACGTCATCGAGGTGCGAATCGCCCTGGAGCGGTTGAGCGTCCGCCTCGCCGCGACCAGCGCCGGCCCGGCCGACCTCGACCGTCTGCGCACGCTGCTCGACGTCATGGACGACCCGGACATCGCGCGCGAACGGTTCAACGACCACGACACGGAGTTCCACGTCGCCATCGCGACGTCCGCCGGCAACCGGGTCGCGACCGATCTCACCGTCGCCATCCGCGAGTCGATGCGGCTGCCCATCCTCGACCGCTTCCGACGCCTCGACGAGTGGGACGACGTCGTGCGCGAGCTGCGTGACGAGCACGCCGCGATCTTCGCCGCGCTCGCCGCCGGCGACGCCGCCACGGCGCAGCGCCTCATGGAGGCGCACATCCGGTCGGCGTGGCGGGCCATCGACCCCTGA
- a CDS encoding L-lactate permease, giving the protein MTPPLLSPALTPLVGPLLAPTWPTAYRPELDPVAGSLALSALVAALPLLTVFVTLGLLRWKAHWAGLSAVAVAVVVAVLAFRMPAGQALLAASEGATFGLFPIMWIVFTAIVLYQVTVRSGRFEDLRATFHLISDDPRIQAVIIAFCFGGLLEALAGFGAPVAITGVMLMAVGFSPLRAAAVVLLANTAPVAFGAIGTPIITAGTLTGIPYAEIGAYVGHQTPVVALFVPLLLVLMADGRRGVRQVWPLAVVVGAAFAVAQWFSATFLSVELTDIVASLVALAAAVLFLRVWQPSGREEALVSLDRERERDLVGAGAGLRDSADAGEPAGAGRDPGAGTVAAAAPRAVDADEGRDDLDGRASRLTPGCIGLALFPYLLVIAVFAVGKLVPAVKTWLAGTDVKIPWPGLAGEVLTSGGTPNTSATFTFAWLSSPGTMLLLSALVVALVYGVGVRGLAAEMAATATKMRFAFLTVASVLALAYVMNLSGQTITIGTWIAGTGAAFAFLSPLLGWLGTAVTGSDTSANALFATLQQTAARGAGIDPTLLVAANTSGGVVGKMISPQNLTIAATAVGLLGRESDILRKVLPWSIGLVLAMCLLVGLQSTVLSWMLP; this is encoded by the coding sequence ATGACCCCACCACTGCTTTCGCCCGCGCTGACGCCGCTGGTCGGCCCGCTGCTGGCACCCACCTGGCCCACCGCCTACCGGCCCGAGCTGGACCCCGTCGCCGGGAGCCTCGCCCTGTCGGCCCTCGTCGCCGCCCTGCCGCTGCTCACCGTCTTCGTCACCCTCGGGCTGCTGCGGTGGAAGGCGCACTGGGCCGGGCTCAGCGCGGTCGCCGTCGCCGTCGTCGTGGCGGTCCTCGCCTTCCGGATGCCGGCCGGCCAGGCCCTCCTCGCCGCGTCCGAGGGTGCGACCTTCGGGCTGTTCCCCATCATGTGGATCGTCTTCACCGCGATCGTGCTCTACCAGGTGACGGTGCGCTCCGGCCGGTTCGAGGACCTCCGGGCGACCTTCCACCTCATCTCCGACGACCCCCGCATCCAGGCCGTCATCATCGCCTTCTGCTTCGGCGGGCTGCTCGAGGCGCTCGCCGGCTTCGGCGCCCCGGTCGCGATCACGGGCGTCATGCTCATGGCCGTCGGTTTCTCGCCGCTGCGGGCGGCCGCCGTCGTGCTGCTGGCCAACACGGCGCCCGTCGCCTTCGGTGCCATCGGCACCCCGATCATCACGGCGGGCACGCTGACCGGCATCCCCTACGCCGAGATCGGCGCCTACGTCGGTCACCAGACCCCCGTCGTCGCCCTCTTCGTGCCGCTCCTGCTCGTGCTCATGGCCGACGGACGACGCGGCGTGCGCCAGGTGTGGCCGCTCGCGGTCGTCGTGGGCGCCGCGTTCGCGGTCGCGCAGTGGTTCAGCGCCACGTTCCTGTCGGTCGAGCTCACCGACATCGTCGCCTCGCTCGTCGCCCTCGCTGCCGCCGTCCTCTTCCTGAGGGTGTGGCAGCCGTCGGGACGGGAGGAGGCGCTCGTCTCGCTGGACCGGGAGCGCGAGCGTGACCTCGTCGGTGCCGGTGCCGGTCTCCGTGACTCTGCGGATGCCGGTGAGCCGGCGGGCGCCGGACGTGACCCGGGCGCGGGCACGGTCGCCGCCGCAGCCCCGCGCGCGGTGGACGCCGACGAAGGCCGTGACGACCTCGACGGCCGTGCCTCCCGACTGACCCCCGGCTGCATCGGCCTGGCGCTGTTCCCGTACCTGCTCGTCATCGCCGTGTTCGCCGTGGGCAAGCTCGTGCCGGCGGTCAAGACGTGGCTCGCCGGCACCGACGTCAAGATCCCGTGGCCGGGCCTCGCGGGCGAGGTGCTCACGAGCGGCGGCACGCCGAACACGTCCGCCACCTTCACCTTCGCCTGGCTCAGCTCGCCCGGCACGATGCTGCTGCTCAGTGCGCTCGTCGTCGCCCTCGTCTACGGCGTCGGGGTGCGGGGCCTCGCCGCCGAGATGGCAGCGACGGCGACCAAGATGCGCTTCGCCTTCCTCACCGTCGCCTCGGTGCTCGCCCTCGCCTACGTCATGAACCTCTCGGGACAGACGATCACCATCGGGACGTGGATCGCCGGCACCGGTGCGGCGTTCGCCTTCCTCAGCCCGCTGCTCGGGTGGCTCGGCACCGCCGTCACCGGGTCGGACACCAGCGCCAACGCCCTCTTCGCCACCCTGCAGCAGACCGCGGCCCGGGGCGCCGGCATCGACCCGACGCTGCTCGTCGCGGCCAACACCTCCGGCGGCGTCGTCGGCAAGATGATCAGCCCGCAGAACCTCACCATCGCCGCGACCGCAGTCGGCCTGCTCGGGCGGGAGTCGGACATCCTCCGTAAGGTGCTGCCGTGGAGCATCGGACTGGTCCTCGCGATGTGCCTGCTCGTCGGGCTGCAGTCGACCGTGCTGTCGTGGATGCTCCCGTGA
- a CDS encoding (Fe-S)-binding protein, with amino-acid sequence MSAVAADLRVALFATCFNDTMWPGTPKAVVRLLERLGVRVEFPMAQTCCGQMLTNTGYARRAAPLVEHFVDVFEGYDAVIAPSGSCVGSVREQHPMITRLAGDPDLESRVEAVRPTVFELSEFLVDVLGVTDVGAYFPHRVTYHPTCHSLRMLRVGDRPLQLLRAVRGIELVELPGAEECCGFGGTFALKNADVSVAMGQDKADHVLETGAEVLVTGDNSCLAHIGGILGRRGSTVRRLHLAEVLASTEGDVA; translated from the coding sequence GTGAGCGCCGTCGCCGCCGACCTGCGGGTCGCGCTCTTCGCCACGTGCTTCAACGACACGATGTGGCCCGGCACCCCCAAGGCGGTGGTGCGACTACTCGAGCGCCTGGGCGTGCGGGTCGAGTTCCCCATGGCCCAGACCTGCTGCGGCCAGATGCTGACGAACACCGGGTACGCGCGCCGCGCGGCGCCGCTCGTCGAGCACTTCGTCGACGTCTTCGAGGGCTACGACGCGGTCATCGCACCCTCGGGCTCGTGCGTCGGCTCGGTCCGTGAGCAGCACCCGATGATCACCAGGCTGGCCGGCGACCCGGACCTCGAGAGCCGCGTCGAGGCCGTCCGCCCGACGGTGTTCGAGCTGTCGGAGTTCCTCGTCGACGTCCTCGGCGTCACCGACGTCGGGGCGTACTTCCCGCACCGCGTCACCTACCACCCGACCTGCCACTCCCTGCGGATGCTGCGCGTCGGCGACCGCCCGCTGCAGCTGCTCCGCGCGGTGCGCGGCATCGAGCTCGTCGAGCTGCCGGGCGCCGAGGAGTGCTGCGGCTTCGGCGGCACCTTCGCCCTGAAGAACGCCGACGTGTCGGTCGCCATGGGTCAGGACAAGGCCGACCACGTCCTCGAGACGGGGGCCGAGGTGCTCGTCACCGGTGACAACTCCTGCCTCGCCCACATCGGCGGCATCCTCGGCCGTCGCGGCTCGACCGTCAGGCGCCTGCACCTCGCCGAGGTACTGGCGTCCACTGAAGGAGACGTCGCGTGA